The Couchioplanes caeruleus nucleotide sequence CGGCGGGGCGTTCATCGTGCGGATGTGTTCGGTCGGTGCCTGCTGGGCGGCCGCGTGCGGTGGGCCGTAGTGCGGAACCTGAGGCGCCTCCGCCGGCGGTGCCGAGGCGGGTGCGCCGACGAACGGAACTGGCGGTGCCGAGGCGGGTGCGGCGGTGAACGGAACTGGCGGTGCGGAGGCGGGCGCGGCGACGAAGGGAACCGGCGGGGCTGAGGCGGGCGCCGCTGTGGGGAGAGGCGGTGCCGAGGCGGGTGCGGCGGTGGGGACAGGCGGTGCCGAGGCGGCGTCCGGGCCGGGCCACACCGGGCCGGGACCCGGTTGCGGCATGCCCTGGTAGTCGAACGGGTGCGGTGACGTCCATCCCTGGCCCTGGCCCTGGTGCGGCTGCGGCTGGTACGCCGTCTGCTGTGGCGGGTACGACGGAACCGGCTGCTGCTGGTACTGCCCAGGACCCGGTCCCGGCCACGGCTGCTGCTGGTGCGGCCATGCCTGTTGCTGCGGCGCCGGGTACGGCGTCCACGGCTGACCCCACGGCTGCTGCGGAGCGACCGGAGGAGTGTCCGATGTGGCTAGTTCCTGCAGCCACTCCCGTTCGCCCTTGGCCCAGACGCGTCGCGCCGCGAGGTAGAGGGGGCCGTGGCCTGCCAGGGGTGGCAATGTGATGCCGAGGCCGATGGCGAGCGCCACCACGCCAACCCGTACGCCCTCGGGGTCCGTGCCGCTCATGACGCCCTGGATGAGGCAGATGAGGCCCGCCAGCATGGTCAGGCCGCCGACGACCGTGGACGCGATCGAGTTGCCGTTGCGCACGAAGGACCACGCGGACGTGGCGACCAGGACGGCGCTCGCGGCGATGACGACCGTTCCGAGACCTTCGGCCGCCGCCTCGCCGACCGTGTCCCGGTACAGGCCCGAGGTGGTGAGGGTGGCGACGGCGCCGATCAGGAGAAGGACGGTCAGCAGGCCGAGGAAGCCCACGGCCACGGCCACGCCGAAGGGGACGCGCCGGGGCGGCTCCGGCGCCACCGGCGCGTGGTCTTCGTCGTGCTCTTCTTCGGGTGGCGTCGTCATGCTGCGCAGGCTATCGGTCCGAGCCCGGGCCGTGCTTGCCCGGCTCGGCGGCCTGTGGACAACCGCGTTCCCCAGGCACCGGCCCGGTCCGTGGACAACCGCGTTCCCGCCCGCCGGCCTGTGGACGACCATGCGCCCGGCCGCCGGCCTGTGGACGACCATGCGCCCGGCCGCCGGCCTGTGGACGACCACGTGCCCAGATGCCGGCCGGTGGACACCAGGCGCCCAGGGCTGCCGGACGACCGGGAGCCCCGGGACGCCGGCGATGTGGAAGCCATTGCGGTGGCGCGCGCCGTGCGGCAGGGTTTCCGCTGTGTGACGGCGAACACGACGGAGAGACATTATGGGCCGGTCTCCCGCCTGCCTAGGATCACGCCAAGGGCCTGCGAGATGGAGACACATGACTCCTGTCGTACTGATCGCCGAGGAACTCGCCCCCGCCGCGCTGGACGTGCTGGCCTGCGACTTCGAGGTACACCACGTCGACGGCACCGACCGCGCGGCCCTGCTCGCCGAGCTGGCCGACGCGGACGCGGTCATCGTGCGCAGCGCGACGCGCATCGATGCCGAGGCGGTGGCCGCGGCGCCCCGGTTGAAGGTCGTCGCCCGTGCCGGTGTCGGTCTGGACAATGTGGACGTGGCGGCGGCGACCGCGCGCGGCGTCATGGTGGTCAACGCGCCCACCTCGAACATCGTCTCGGCCGCCGAGCAGGCCATCGCGCTGCTGCTGGCGGTCGCGCGCAACACCGCGAGCGCCAGTGCGGCCCTCAAGCGCGGCGAGTGGAAGCGGGCCGGTTACACCGGCGTGGAGCTGCAGGGCAAGACGGTCGGGGTGGTCGGGCTGGGTCGCATCGGCGTGCTTTTCGCGCAACGCATGGCGGCCTTCGGTACGCGGCTCATCGCCTACGACCCGTACGTGCAGCCGGCCCGCGCGGCGCACCTGGGCGTACGCCTCGTGGGGCTCGACGAACTGCTGCGGGAGAGCGACTTCATCTCGGTGCACTTGCCGCGTACCCCCGAGACTTTGAACTTGATCGGTGAGAAGGAGCTGGCGACCGTCAAGCCGGGCGTACGCATCGTCAATGCCGCCCGTGGCGGCCTCATCGACGAGCGCGCGCTCGCCGACGCGCTGGCGGACGGCCGGGTCGCGGGCGCGGGGCTGGACGTGTTCGTGACCGAGCCGACGACGTCGTCACCGCTGTTCGCGTTCGACAACGTCGTGGTCACGCCGCACCTGGGCGCGTCGACGGTCGAGGCTCAGGACAAGGCCGGCCTGGCCGTGGCGCGCAGCGTCAAGCTGGCGTTGCAGGGCGAGTTCGTGCCGGACGCGGTGAATGTGCAGGCCGGCGGCGTCGTCGACGAGGACGTGCGGCCGCTGCTCGGGCTGGCGGAACGGCTCGGCAAGGTTTTCACCGCGGTGGCGGGCGGCATCGCGGCGAGCGTCACGGTGGAGGTGCTCGGCGAGATCGTGTCGCACGACGTCACCGTGCTCAAACTGGCCGCCACCAAGGGGCTCTTCACCTCGGTCGTGGAGGAGCAGGTCACCTACGTCAACGCCCCGCAGCTCGCCGCGGACCGCGGCGTGGAGGTCGAGCTGGTCGTCGACCGCGAGGTCTCGGACCATCACAACCTCGTGACCGTACGCGGTGAGCTTCCCGACGGGCGCACAGTGAGTGTCGCCGGCTCGGTGACCACGACAGGTAGCCGGGAGTCCCGCAAGCTGACCCGCGTGGACGAGTTCGACCTGGAGCTCGACGCGGGGGGTGTGCTGCTCTTCTTCCGGTACGCGGACCGGCCGGGCGTGGTGGGTGCCCTGGGCTCGGTGCTCGGCGAGGCCGGCGTCAACATCGCGGCGATGCAGGTGGCCCGCCGGGAGGCCGGTGGCGAGGCCCTGATGGCGCTGACCGTGGACTCGTCGGTCGATGCCGAGTTGCTGTCCACGGTGGCCGAGGCGATCGGCTCGTCGCGCGGCAGCATCGTGGACCTGCGCGACGAGGACTGAGCGACCCGCCGGCTCAGCGGGCCTTGACCGGCGGCGGATAGACGGTGCCGTCCTGCAGGTCCAGCAGGTCGAGGTTGAGCTCGCCGGCGAGGCGTTCGATGGTCTCCAGCACCTCGTCGGCGCAGTTCTCGTCCAGCCGCATCTTGATGTGGTCGGCGGCGGCGTGCAGCGGCGCGCTCGCCCACGGCGAACCGTCCAACGTCGCGCGCGGGCCCCGATCCGGGTAGGTGCTGGTCAGAGCGTCATAGAAGGCGACGACGCGGGGGTCGGCGGGGCGGTGCGGGTGCTCGCCGCGTGCACACCGCTCGTTGGCGGCACGCACGTCGTCCGGCATGTCCGCGTTGTCCATGGCCCACACCACGAGGTCGAAACTCACCGGCGCATGGTGCCATACCGGTGGCCGTTCGATCCCATTGTCGCGCCGACACGCGGGGGATGCGTCTTGCGCGACATTAGTCCGCATCGCTAGCGTTGGTCCTTGCCGCGCGGGCGTTGCGGGCGTGTCTTCGGGTGACATTTCCGCAGCCGTTCCGCGCGGTTGTGCACCCCCGGCGGGCGCGAGCCAGCGTTTTCGTCGTGACAGCCCCCGCGATCGTTGCCGCGATCCGCGGGGGTTGTTCGCGTCCGGGGCCAGGTCACGCCTCCTTTCCACCGCCACCTGAACGATGACTAACCACACTTTGAGACCGCCGTACCGGAGATCGGGACGGCCCGCTACGCTCGACCGGGTCGGACCGAGTGAGGGAGTGGACGTGACGGTGGCGCGGATCGCGGTGGTGGCCGGTGACGGCATCGGGACCGAGGTGACCGCGCAGGCCCGCAAGGTGATCGAGGCCGTGCTCCCCGGCGCCGACTACAACGAGTACGACCTGGGTGCGCGCCTCTACAACCGGACCGGCGAAGTCCTCCCGCAGTCCGTGCAGGAGGAGCTGGCCGGCCACGACGCGATCCTGCTCGGCGCGATCGGCGACCCCAGTGTCCCGCCGGGTGTGCTGGAGCGCGGCCTGCTGCTCAAGCTCCGCTTCGACTTCGACCAGTACGTGAACCTGCGCCCGTCCCGGCTCTGGCCCGGCACGGTGAGCCCGCTCGCCGGCCTCAAGCCCGGCGAGATCGACATGGTCGTGGTCCGCGAGGGCACCGAGGGCCTGTACGTCGGCGCCGGCGGCGTCCTGCACCGGGACACCCCCGCCGAGATCGCCACCGAGGAGAGCCTGAACACCCGGTACGGCGTCGAGCGGGTCGTCCGGGACGCGTTCGCGCGGGCGCAGCGTCGCGAGCGGCGGCATCTCACGCTGGTGCACAAGACCAACGTGCTCACCCACGCCGGTGGCCTCTGGGCGCGTACGTTCAAGGCCGTCGCCGCGGAGTTCCCCGAGGTCACGACCGAATACCAGCACGTCGACGCGGCGAGCATGTTCATGGTGAGCAACCCGCAGCGCTACGACGTCATCGTCACCGACAACCTGTTCGGCGACATCATCACCGACATCGCCGCTGCCGTCACCGGCGGCATCGGCATGGCCGCCAGCGGCTCCGTGAACCCGGAGCGCAAGTACCCGTCGACGTTCGAGCCGGTGCACGGATCCGCGCCCGACATCGCCGGCCAGGGCATCGCCGACCCGGCTGCCGCGATCCTCTCCGCCGCCCTGCTGCTGGAGCACCTCGGTCACCCCGAGGAGGCCCGGCGAGTATCCGAGGCGGTCGCGGCCGAGGTCGCCTCCCGCGTGCCGGGGGCGCCGCTGCGTACCGCCGAGGTCGGGGACCGGGTCGCCGCCACCGCGGCCGCCTGATCCCACCCCGCCGCCGATCATCGGCGACGACTGCCGCCGAGCGGGCCTCAAGCCGACCGGCGTCCTGAAGCCGGCCGCCGCCGACCGGGATGAAGCCCACCGGCGTGAAGCCGACCGGCATGAAGCTGACTGGCATAAGCCGACCGGCAGAACAGCCGGCCGGTGGAGAGCCGGCGGCCCCGCTCCGGGCGTGCGAAGGCAAACCCTGTGCCCGCGCGTCTCCGGCACGGCCGGCACCGCCACCGCAGGTGGAACGCTGCCGCAGGACCTACTGCGCGAACCCCTGCGAACCGGCTTCGCCGCACCCTCGCGCGGTCGGCTTTGAACGACCGTTCGGGGTAAGTTCATGGAGCACTGCGGGTGCTCCCTCATGCTCAAATCCGTTTCTTCGCGAGAGAAAGCAGGTCAGTTGCCATGAGTGGTGGTGACAACCTCGACTTCGAGATCCGTCCGAACCCGGCGCCCGTCAGCGACGCGGACCGCGCGACGTTGCTGGCCAATCCCGGTTTCGGCCGCATCTTCACGGACCACATGGTCACCGTGCGGTACGCCGAGGGCAAAGGGTGGTACGAGCCCCGCGTGGAGGCCCGCGCGCCGATCCCGATGGACCCCGCCTCCGCGGTGCTGCACTACGCGCAGGAG carries:
- a CDS encoding 3-isopropylmalate dehydrogenase; translation: MARIAVVAGDGIGTEVTAQARKVIEAVLPGADYNEYDLGARLYNRTGEVLPQSVQEELAGHDAILLGAIGDPSVPPGVLERGLLLKLRFDFDQYVNLRPSRLWPGTVSPLAGLKPGEIDMVVVREGTEGLYVGAGGVLHRDTPAEIATEESLNTRYGVERVVRDAFARAQRRERRHLTLVHKTNVLTHAGGLWARTFKAVAAEFPEVTTEYQHVDAASMFMVSNPQRYDVIVTDNLFGDIITDIAAAVTGGIGMAASGSVNPERKYPSTFEPVHGSAPDIAGQGIADPAAAILSAALLLEHLGHPEEARRVSEAVAAEVASRVPGAPLRTAEVGDRVAATAAA
- the serA gene encoding phosphoglycerate dehydrogenase is translated as MTPVVLIAEELAPAALDVLACDFEVHHVDGTDRAALLAELADADAVIVRSATRIDAEAVAAAPRLKVVARAGVGLDNVDVAAATARGVMVVNAPTSNIVSAAEQAIALLLAVARNTASASAALKRGEWKRAGYTGVELQGKTVGVVGLGRIGVLFAQRMAAFGTRLIAYDPYVQPARAAHLGVRLVGLDELLRESDFISVHLPRTPETLNLIGEKELATVKPGVRIVNAARGGLIDERALADALADGRVAGAGLDVFVTEPTTSSPLFAFDNVVVTPHLGASTVEAQDKAGLAVARSVKLALQGEFVPDAVNVQAGGVVDEDVRPLLGLAERLGKVFTAVAGGIAASVTVEVLGEIVSHDVTVLKLAATKGLFTSVVEEQVTYVNAPQLAADRGVEVELVVDREVSDHHNLVTVRGELPDGRTVSVAGSVTTTGSRESRKLTRVDEFDLELDAGGVLLFFRYADRPGVVGALGSVLGEAGVNIAAMQVARREAGGEALMALTVDSSVDAELLSTVAEAIGSSRGSIVDLRDED